GCCGGTGAGCACCAGTGGCGAAAGGTTCGCGCGGGCGGTGTAAAGAGCAGCGGTGAGGCCGGCACAGCCCGTTCCGATGATGACCACTTTTTCCATAAGGGTGGTGAACCTAGGGGCAGTCCGCTCCCTTGGCAAGTTTTCGATGCCGCCCGCCGTTTCTTCGTGAATCCTCCGCTCAATCAACTTAAAACCGTCCCATGAACATCATCACACTGACGACCGATTTCGGTCTCGCCGACTGGTTCGCGGCGACGATGAAGGGCGTAATTCTCAGCATTCAACCCGACGCCCATATCGTGGATATGACGCATGACATCCGCCCGGGCGACATTCGCGCCGGCGCCTTTGCTTTGGCCGCTGGCTGCCGGTTTTTCCCTAAAGCCACCATTCACGTCGCGGTCGTTGACCCTGGTGTCGGCAGCGAACGGCGCGCCATTGCCGTCCGGACATCAGATTACTTCTTCGTCGGGCCGGACAACGGCGTTCTGTCCCTCGCTTTGGCGGGCGAAAATATCAAGGCCATCCATCGAATCACAAACGAGCGGCTTTTTCGCCATCCGATCAGTAACACCTTCCATGGACGCGACATCTTTGCGCCTGTCGCCGGACACTTGAGCAAGGGTCTGCCTGTCCGCCGTCTCGGCCCCGCGATGAAGAGCTTCGTGCGACTCCCCCGGTCGAAACTGCGCCGCCTTGCTGAATCCATCTCAGGCGAGATTGTTTACATCGACCGGTTCGGCAACGCGATTACCAACATCGGCGACGAAGCGCTCGGCTCGCCTCCCGACAGCTCGCCCGAAGTCTTCGTGAGACGCCGGTCACTGTGCTTCCTCCGGCCGTTTTATCAGGCTGTGCCGCATGGAAAGCCAGTCGCTGTACGCGGGTCCAGCGGTTTTCTGGAAATCGCGGTAAACGGTTGTTCAGCTGAAAATCGGCTCCGTTTGAAAATCGGCGATGAAGTAACCGTGCAGCTCAAGTCCCCTCAAAAAACCTCGACGTCATGATACGCGCTCCGGGGCCGTCGTGCGAACAGGCTCACCGCCACACCGAACACAAATCCACCGACATGCGCCCACCATGCGATGCCGCCAAAGCCCCGGCCTTCCGCACCGAGGCTCAGCGCGCCATTGAAAAACTGCAGCAGAAACCACCAGCCGAGAAACAATACCGCGGGCAATGCGAAATACGGGCCGAAAACAAACGGCGGAATGACCGTGTCAACGCGCGCGTGTGGATAAAAGCGGAAGTAGGCGCCCATCACGCCCGCAATCGCGCCGCTCGCGCCAATGGTCGGCATCTGCGAACCAAGGTTCGTGTAGATGTGCATCAACGCGGCGACCACACCGCTGGCTAGATAAAACGCCAGATACATTCCCCGCCCAAGGCGGTCTTCCACGTTGTCGCCAAATATCCACAGGGTCCACATGTTCCCGATCAGGTGCAGCCATCCGCCGTGGAGAAACATCGAACTGAAGAACGGCAGGATTT
This region of Candidatus Angelobacter sp. genomic DNA includes:
- a CDS encoding SAM-dependent chlorinase/fluorinase produces the protein MNIITLTTDFGLADWFAATMKGVILSIQPDAHIVDMTHDIRPGDIRAGAFALAAGCRFFPKATIHVAVVDPGVGSERRAIAVRTSDYFFVGPDNGVLSLALAGENIKAIHRITNERLFRHPISNTFHGRDIFAPVAGHLSKGLPVRRLGPAMKSFVRLPRSKLRRLAESISGEIVYIDRFGNAITNIGDEALGSPPDSSPEVFVRRRSLCFLRPFYQAVPHGKPVAVRGSSGFLEIAVNGCSAENRLRLKIGDEVTVQLKSPQKTSTS
- a CDS encoding rhomboid family intramembrane serine protease encodes the protein MLPIRDNIPSRRIPIVTVVIIALNVLGFLWELQLGPRRLERAFIELAIVPVRYSIPEIARSFSPAEQILPFFSSMFLHGGWLHLIGNMWTLWIFGDNVEDRLGRGMYLAFYLASGVVAALMHIYTNLGSQMPTIGASGAIAGVMGAYFRFYPHARVDTVIPPFVFGPYFALPAVLFLGWWFLLQFFNGALSLGAEGRGFGGIAWWAHVGGFVFGVAVSLFARRPRSAYHDVEVF